From Nitratidesulfovibrio vulgaris str. Hildenborough, a single genomic window includes:
- the feoB gene encoding ferrous iron transport protein B, whose protein sequence is MSRRFVVALAGNPNSGKTTAFNEYTGARQHVGNYPGITVEKKEGYARLDGRDIHIVDLPGTYSLTAYTQEEVVARSVLADDRPDVVIDVVNAGALERNLYLAVQIMEMGAPVAIGLNMMDEARKQGLRIDAERLAGLLGVPVVETVARTGEGLQELLRQAVALGEARSATPWTPLSISYGADLDPVIRRMENFIEEQQFFAGRYPARWVALKYLESDEHIMNLGREASAAASAQLEDMVREVSDHLKVTLNSYPEAVIADYRYGYISSVLRQGVVTRHDELANRMALSDRMDMVLTHRLMGPLLMLGVLYAIYLVTFSIGEIPMGWVEAFFEWLKGIASDSLPEGLLKSLIISGIIDGVGGVMGFVPLIMLIFLQIAFLEDSGYMARIAYMLDRVFRVFGLHGCSVMPFIVGGGIAGGCAVPGVMAARTLRSRREKLATLLTVPFMACGAKVPVFILIVGIFFAENEASVLFGLTLAGWATALLVARLLRSTVIKGPSTPFVMELPPYRLPTMRGLFIHTWERTWQYLKKAGTVILAISVLLWLAMTFPSLPENVVADFEARSATVAASIEQGKEAGQDTTELEEQLAALDAERAEAALEHSVAGSIGRTLEPVSRYAGFDWRTNIALVGGFAAKEVIVSTLGTAYSLGEVDPEDAAPLAEQIRNDPNWNAATALSLLVFVLLYAPCFVAVVAIRQEAGSWGWALFSTAFNTVLAFGVSVAVYQVGTLVLLR, encoded by the coding sequence ATGAGCCGCAGATTCGTGGTGGCCCTCGCGGGCAACCCCAACTCGGGCAAGACGACGGCGTTCAACGAATACACCGGGGCGCGCCAGCATGTGGGCAACTACCCCGGCATCACCGTCGAGAAGAAGGAAGGCTACGCCCGGCTTGACGGGCGCGACATCCACATCGTCGACCTGCCCGGGACCTATTCGCTGACGGCCTACACGCAGGAAGAGGTCGTGGCCCGTTCGGTGCTGGCAGATGACAGGCCGGATGTGGTCATCGACGTGGTCAACGCAGGTGCCCTTGAGCGCAACCTCTACCTCGCCGTGCAAATCATGGAAATGGGCGCACCTGTCGCCATCGGGCTGAACATGATGGACGAGGCGCGCAAGCAGGGGCTTCGTATCGATGCGGAACGCCTTGCCGGCCTTCTCGGGGTGCCGGTGGTCGAGACCGTGGCGCGCACTGGCGAGGGGTTGCAGGAACTTCTGCGTCAGGCCGTAGCGCTTGGCGAGGCCCGCAGCGCCACGCCGTGGACGCCGCTTTCCATCTCCTACGGTGCCGACCTCGACCCGGTCATCCGCCGCATGGAGAACTTCATCGAGGAACAGCAGTTCTTTGCGGGGCGGTATCCCGCCCGCTGGGTGGCGCTCAAGTATCTTGAGAGCGACGAACATATCATGAACCTCGGGCGCGAAGCCTCGGCCGCTGCCTCGGCCCAGCTTGAAGACATGGTGCGTGAAGTGTCCGACCACCTGAAGGTGACACTCAACAGCTACCCCGAAGCCGTCATCGCCGACTACCGTTACGGCTACATCTCTTCGGTGTTGCGGCAGGGCGTCGTCACACGGCACGACGAACTCGCCAACCGCATGGCCCTTTCCGACCGCATGGACATGGTGCTCACCCATCGCCTGATGGGCCCCCTGCTCATGCTTGGCGTGCTGTATGCCATCTATCTCGTCACCTTCTCCATCGGCGAGATTCCCATGGGATGGGTCGAGGCGTTCTTCGAGTGGCTCAAGGGCATCGCCTCCGACAGCCTGCCTGAAGGGTTGCTGAAGTCGCTCATCATATCGGGCATCATCGACGGTGTGGGCGGCGTGATGGGCTTCGTGCCCCTGATCATGCTCATCTTCCTGCAAATCGCCTTCCTCGAAGACTCGGGCTACATGGCGCGCATCGCCTACATGCTCGACAGGGTGTTCCGCGTGTTCGGCCTTCATGGCTGCTCTGTCATGCCGTTCATCGTGGGCGGGGGCATCGCGGGCGGTTGCGCCGTGCCCGGCGTCATGGCTGCGCGCACTCTCCGCAGCCGTCGCGAGAAGCTTGCAACACTGCTCACCGTGCCGTTCATGGCGTGCGGTGCGAAGGTACCCGTGTTCATCCTCATCGTCGGCATCTTCTTCGCCGAGAATGAGGCGTCGGTGCTCTTCGGTCTGACACTGGCGGGCTGGGCCACGGCGTTGCTTGTCGCACGGCTGCTGCGTTCCACCGTCATCAAGGGGCCCTCTACGCCCTTCGTCATGGAACTGCCCCCGTACCGCCTCCCCACCATGCGTGGCCTGTTCATCCACACGTGGGAGCGTACCTGGCAGTACCTGAAGAAGGCCGGTACCGTCATTCTGGCCATCTCCGTGCTGCTGTGGCTGGCCATGACCTTCCCCAGCCTGCCCGAGAACGTGGTCGCCGACTTCGAGGCGCGTAGCGCCACCGTCGCCGCTTCCATCGAGCAGGGCAAGGAGGCAGGGCAGGACACCACCGAACTTGAGGAACAGCTTGCCGCCCTTGATGCCGAACGGGCCGAGGCCGCCCTTGAGCACTCCGTGGCGGGCAGCATCGGACGCACACTCGAACCCGTGAGCCGCTATGCGGGATTCGACTGGCGTACGAACATCGCCCTTGTGGGTGGTTTTGCAGCGAAGGAGGTCATCGTCTCCACGCTTGGTACCGCCTACTCGCTGGGTGAGGTCGACCCCGAAGATGCGGCACCGCTGGCCGAACAGATCAGGAACGACCCCAACTGGAATGCCGCCACGGCACTCTCGCTGCTGGTGTTCGTTCTCCTGTACGCCCCCTGCTTCGTAGCCGTAGTCGCCATCCGTCAGGAGGCCGGTTCGTGGGGCTGGGCGCTTTTCAGCACCGCGTTCAACACGGTACTGGCCTTCGGCGTCTCGGTAGCGGTCTATCAGGTCGGCACGCTGGTGCTGCTGCGATAG
- a CDS encoding FeoA family protein, with amino-acid sequence MGSTISLRQLAVGQAARIATVSAQGELGRRVRDMGLVPGAEVEVVGRAPLRDPVALRLKGFTLSLRNNEADFITVEVMEADGGEKA; translated from the coding sequence ATGGGTTCGACCATCTCCCTGCGGCAGTTGGCCGTCGGGCAGGCGGCACGGATAGCCACCGTGTCGGCACAGGGTGAACTTGGCAGGCGTGTCCGCGATATGGGGCTTGTGCCCGGCGCGGAAGTCGAGGTCGTGGGCAGGGCACCCCTGCGCGACCCCGTGGCCCTGAGACTCAAGGGGTTCACCCTCTCGCTGCGTAACAACGAGGCCGACTTCATCACCGTTGAAGTGATGGAAGCCGACGGAGGGGAGAAGGCATGA
- a CDS encoding FeoA family protein, whose amino-acid sequence MRCCSLREAPAGSRVRVNRLCDCPRDRGRLCALGITPGSEIEVCSQAGGCCVRVRESSFVLGDSLACTVLCEPVAAKV is encoded by the coding sequence ATGCGTTGCTGTTCTCTCCGTGAAGCTCCTGCCGGTTCGCGGGTTCGGGTCAACCGCCTCTGCGACTGCCCTCGTGACAGGGGCAGGTTGTGTGCGCTCGGAATCACCCCCGGTTCGGAGATAGAGGTCTGTTCGCAGGCCGGTGGATGTTGCGTACGTGTGCGCGAGTCCTCTTTCGTGCTGGGAGACTCGCTGGCTTGCACTGTGCTGTGCGAACCTGTGGCAGCGAAGGTGTAA
- a CDS encoding M20 family metallopeptidase: MSSLEDILALTSALIRYRSTDTRPEERDRCAAHIMRWCDAEDIASSRVDNNGVTSLIIGPASKRAPLLFMAHYDVVEGPDALFQPVLSDSVLKGRGSIDDKYAVALSLVLFRDHLRHLRAQGRSQDDMPLQLLITGDEETGGYDGARHALGHVGAEFCIALDGGSPSTVITKEKGIIDCTLTAHGRAAHGARPWLGTNAVECLMADYMALKRLFPGQDDPTDPIHWHRSLNLGIVRAGSAVNQVPDLATAWLDVRYTEHDDPQALFAAMQESIRGELVATRTEPVFHSGETPWIDRLLACAPGASTGFAHGASDARFLSEHGIPGVVWGAEGETSQHGPDEHLLVDSLDTVHKALAAFVRTAGGTA, translated from the coding sequence ATGTCCAGCCTTGAAGATATTCTCGCCCTCACATCGGCCCTCATCCGCTACCGGTCCACCGACACCCGTCCGGAAGAGCGCGACCGCTGCGCCGCGCACATCATGCGCTGGTGCGATGCAGAAGATATCGCCTCGTCTCGTGTGGACAACAACGGCGTCACTTCGCTCATCATCGGTCCGGCGTCGAAGCGCGCGCCTCTACTGTTCATGGCCCATTACGATGTCGTGGAAGGCCCGGACGCCCTGTTCCAGCCCGTCCTCAGCGACAGCGTGCTCAAAGGACGCGGCAGCATCGACGACAAGTACGCCGTAGCCCTCTCGCTTGTGCTGTTCCGTGATCATCTGCGCCACCTGCGCGCACAGGGCCGCTCTCAGGACGACATGCCCCTGCAGCTGCTCATCACCGGAGACGAGGAGACTGGAGGCTACGACGGAGCCCGTCATGCTCTCGGCCATGTGGGGGCGGAGTTCTGCATCGCTCTCGACGGCGGGTCGCCCTCCACGGTCATCACCAAGGAGAAGGGCATCATCGACTGCACGCTCACCGCTCATGGCAGGGCCGCCCACGGTGCCCGCCCATGGCTCGGCACCAATGCCGTGGAATGCCTCATGGCCGATTATATGGCCCTGAAACGACTCTTTCCCGGACAGGACGACCCCACCGACCCCATACACTGGCACCGCAGCCTGAACCTCGGCATCGTTCGCGCCGGGTCTGCCGTCAATCAGGTTCCCGACCTCGCCACGGCATGGCTCGACGTGCGCTACACCGAACACGACGACCCGCAGGCCCTTTTCGCTGCCATGCAGGAATCCATACGCGGAGAACTGGTCGCCACGCGCACCGAGCCTGTCTTCCACTCCGGCGAGACACCATGGATTGACAGACTGCTGGCCTGTGCCCCCGGTGCGTCCACAGGGTTCGCCCACGGAGCGAGCGACGCCCGCTTCCTTTCAGAACATGGCATTCCGGGCGTTGTGTGGGGCGCAGAGGGAGAGACCAGCCAGCACGGCCCCGATGAGCACCTTCTTGTGGACAGCCTCGATACGGTCCACAAGGCCCTCGCCGCATTCGTGCGGACGGCAGGGGGCACGGCATGA
- a CDS encoding ABC transporter ATP-binding protein, with amino-acid sequence MTTPLLEVQGLDVVFDIEAGAIHAVRDVSFTLPHGRTLCIVGESGCGKSMTALALLGLVPAPGRVTARRLQFDGHDLTALDENGLRALRGHHMAMVFQDPMTSLNPVFRVGDQVAEALRLHLRLKGRAAREATIELFRQVGIPSPETRYDDYPHQLSGGMRQRVMIAMALSCGPRLLIADEPTTALDVTIQGQILGLLSDIAATGRASVLLITHDLGVVAETADDVIVMYAGAIVEHAPVQELFASPLHPYTRGLMRSAPPVHGERSPRLEAIRGNVPPLDDLPSGCAFRDRCEHAFERCATAAPPLFTLGKQMVRCWLHA; translated from the coding sequence ATGACCACACCCCTGCTTGAGGTGCAGGGCCTCGACGTCGTCTTCGACATCGAGGCAGGGGCCATCCACGCCGTTCGGGACGTCTCCTTCACCCTGCCGCACGGCAGAACGCTCTGCATCGTGGGCGAGTCGGGCTGCGGCAAGAGCATGACAGCCCTCGCCCTTCTCGGCCTCGTGCCCGCCCCCGGTCGCGTCACCGCCCGTCGGCTGCAGTTCGACGGGCATGACCTGACCGCACTCGATGAAAACGGGCTGCGCGCCCTGCGCGGGCACCACATGGCAATGGTGTTTCAAGACCCCATGACCTCACTGAACCCCGTCTTCCGCGTAGGCGACCAGGTGGCGGAGGCACTCCGGCTGCATCTGCGTCTCAAAGGACGTGCGGCACGCGAGGCCACCATAGAACTGTTCCGGCAGGTGGGCATCCCTTCGCCGGAGACACGCTACGACGACTACCCCCACCAACTCAGCGGGGGCATGCGTCAGCGCGTCATGATAGCCATGGCCCTTTCATGCGGCCCGCGTCTGCTCATCGCCGATGAACCGACCACAGCCCTCGACGTGACCATTCAGGGCCAGATACTCGGCCTGCTTTCGGATATAGCAGCCACGGGCCGCGCATCGGTACTGCTCATCACCCATGACCTCGGCGTCGTGGCCGAGACTGCCGACGATGTCATCGTCATGTACGCAGGAGCCATCGTCGAACACGCCCCGGTGCAAGAGCTTTTCGCATCGCCGTTGCACCCCTACACCAGAGGGCTGATGCGGTCGGCCCCGCCCGTGCATGGCGAACGTTCACCGCGACTCGAGGCCATTCGCGGCAATGTACCTCCACTGGACGACCTGCCCTCTGGCTGCGCCTTCCGAGACCGGTGCGAGCACGCCTTCGAACGTTGTGCAACGGCAGCACCTCCATTGTTTACTCTGGGAAAACAGATGGTTCGATGCTGGCTTCATGCCTGA
- a CDS encoding response regulator, whose product MPITVVIVEDLDIVREGIKALLDANGEFIIVGEASDGIEALRIVEKHAPDIVLMDLTLPVMEGAEAIREIKRRRETTKVLALTAHKKDSLIYKTLSAGADGYLLKNASRDILFQAMQTVLAGRRYISPEISDLLIDDFLRHGRRDEASMLDLLSDREKQVLKLVAEGHGNKAVAEKLCISHKTVEKHKANLKRKLGTASTAELVTFAIEHGLTVPA is encoded by the coding sequence ATGCCCATTACCGTCGTCATCGTAGAAGACCTCGATATCGTCCGCGAAGGCATCAAGGCCCTGCTCGACGCCAATGGCGAATTCATCATCGTCGGCGAGGCCTCGGACGGCATCGAAGCCTTGCGTATTGTCGAGAAGCACGCCCCTGACATCGTGCTCATGGACCTCACACTCCCTGTCATGGAGGGGGCCGAGGCCATCCGTGAAATCAAGCGCAGGCGCGAGACAACCAAGGTCCTTGCCCTGACGGCACACAAGAAGGACAGCCTCATCTACAAAACGCTCAGTGCCGGGGCGGATGGCTACCTTCTGAAGAACGCTTCGCGTGACATACTCTTTCAGGCCATGCAGACCGTACTGGCAGGACGGCGGTATATCAGCCCTGAAATCTCGGACCTGCTCATCGACGACTTCCTCCGGCACGGTCGCCGCGACGAGGCTTCGATGCTCGACCTCTTGAGTGACCGCGAAAAACAGGTGCTCAAGCTGGTGGCGGAAGGCCACGGGAACAAGGCGGTGGCCGAAAAGCTGTGCATCAGCCACAAGACCGTGGAGAAGCACAAGGCCAACCTCAAACGGAAACTCGGTACAGCCAGTACGGCTGAACTTGTCACCTTCGCCATCGAACACGGGCTGACTGTCCCTGCCTGA
- a CDS encoding Hpt domain-containing response regulator gives MRLLVVDDVAVNRTLLAMWLERMLPGCTIEMAAGGKEALALYKEKQFDGVLLDYRMPDMDGREVAIALRQIATGMGHTLAIIMLTADTGVDVRDIADKLVEKPLHIGDIMTALATVGLLRLVQGQLNTSQTAGVPEELRGLLPKVVETLQGQVHRACVALSAQDWNALRFEAHGMRGVAANFNLASVLVAAESLEAATEERDPGCIGQIVEWLTAAITRCAAECTCSQE, from the coding sequence ATGCGCCTTCTCGTCGTCGACGATGTTGCAGTCAACAGGACGTTGCTTGCAATGTGGCTTGAAAGGATGCTCCCCGGTTGTACCATCGAAATGGCGGCAGGCGGGAAGGAAGCGCTCGCATTGTACAAGGAAAAGCAGTTTGATGGCGTACTTCTTGATTACCGCATGCCTGACATGGACGGGCGCGAGGTCGCCATCGCCTTGCGGCAAATCGCTACGGGTATGGGGCATACACTCGCCATCATCATGCTCACTGCTGATACCGGCGTGGATGTACGGGATATCGCCGACAAGCTTGTGGAAAAACCGCTACATATCGGTGATATCATGACAGCACTCGCAACTGTAGGCCTCTTGCGACTGGTTCAAGGCCAGTTGAACACTTCGCAGACAGCCGGAGTTCCCGAAGAACTACGAGGGCTGCTGCCAAAGGTCGTGGAAACGCTGCAGGGGCAAGTGCATCGGGCCTGTGTTGCTCTCTCGGCCCAGGACTGGAACGCGCTACGGTTTGAGGCCCACGGCATGCGTGGTGTCGCAGCGAACTTCAACCTTGCGAGTGTCCTTGTCGCTGCCGAATCACTGGAGGCCGCGACCGAAGAACGAGACCCCGGCTGTATCGGGCAGATAGTCGAATGGCTCACGGCAGCCATTACCCGCTGCGCAGCCGAATGCACATGTTCCCAGGAATAG
- a CDS encoding tetratricopeptide repeat protein gives MPAKATQASETPEGFVRKSTFYMAVAVALVAGLYLGNVLTSTLAPGQSPVTKKQVSAPSGEQATSQVPPEVMNRILELEQAVIKNPQDADAWTHLGHLYFDTHQAKEAIRAYERSLALKPNDPDVITDLGVMFRADHQHDKALAAFDKAVSINPKHEIALFNKGIVLYFDMEKKDEGLAVWRKLLSTNPAAKAPDGTPLDAMIKQLSAK, from the coding sequence ATGCCAGCCAAAGCCACCCAAGCTTCCGAGACCCCGGAAGGCTTCGTCCGTAAAAGCACTTTCTACATGGCCGTCGCGGTCGCCCTTGTTGCGGGCCTCTACCTCGGCAACGTACTCACCAGCACCCTTGCCCCCGGTCAGTCCCCGGTCACCAAGAAGCAGGTATCCGCCCCGTCAGGCGAACAGGCAACTTCGCAAGTACCGCCTGAAGTGATGAACCGCATCCTCGAACTTGAACAGGCTGTCATCAAGAACCCGCAGGATGCCGATGCATGGACGCACCTCGGTCATCTGTACTTCGACACCCATCAGGCCAAGGAAGCCATCCGCGCCTATGAGCGCTCGCTGGCACTCAAGCCGAACGACCCCGACGTCATCACCGACCTCGGCGTGATGTTCCGGGCCGACCACCAGCACGACAAGGCCCTCGCCGCCTTCGACAAGGCCGTCAGCATCAACCCCAAGCACGAAATCGCCCTGTTCAACAAAGGCATCGTGCTCTATTTCGACATGGAGAAGAAGGACGAAGGCCTTGCCGTGTGGCGTAAGCTGCTTTCCACCAACCCTGCGGCCAAGGCGCCCGACGGCACGCCCCTGGACGCCATGATCAAGCAACTTTCCGCGAAATAG
- a CDS encoding response regulator, whose amino-acid sequence MPDLLHLRRPARYAIAALTRIASIVILSCVLLPAASHAAVRPVSIESLRSVLPLAPFMEYVVDPTGVLTLDEVFSPSHQNGFTPLDAGFPLRSSGGTWLRMTIAPRPADMPAAQLLLDLGDDLPGTAHIYVPKRPGPAETVEWQEQATEGRNVFTLPDPLGYPIPIYIKLEGVPGPWFAPQLRTPHNAATAMDRLARPAIVVALGVVMLLCLLRGITERGEWRIWTSLFTAAALTQAVFGPPATPRGVIDPLALPGVLAPGIALMLLPHVARHMLRTRETAPRLDSQYMFLSLPGAALALAPLLPGMAWTARLLPLWPLFMFLLVPTSLAAVVRRLPGARRFLAGCLAPLAGTSLSMLAIGSPAPAALIASGPMWGLACGALLIAGAGTPRTRNETDERSGLPGRDARTRRNPAASRPDLLDPLAGEPGLRLITPEEQRSNDIADMAPTAADSPLSLDALAPMDTADLSFPDTGGRLVPGQQDTSGRDHAGHAEAGRATPEGPRNVDPALLARMEDALRQPMDSLQQALTGLSDCSLPPLARSQAESALDAARKLGVLTGDLRKASHGPKAIVSRRAVFDLQRSLRDAHDAVEERAEAKNLALSWFMAPHLAQVYEGDAQRVNETLRLLVESAVGATDKGSIHLSVRRVPDSTDPGHLLFTVTDTGAGGPPERRSTIALTRAWELVAASNGTLNVDSGPQGTAVSFSVHLTALSGDLTAPRPAVVEDMDAPAAPAPRPRPLRVLIADDVPSSRQLLTFYLEGLPHETLEARSTDECVGLYRRAPAGLVVFDGDMPEDDIATAVSDIRAFEGELGLAPVPLLVLVSHDEQGRRLLQTGCSEALAKPITRTSLRETVLRLAPLPVQGVAATGADVASTEAEGSDAPSPAENRAQADTPHEMASLPPDLPTLSLDGTPERAGSLATGGMTASGTGLAPSPTDASPLTLASASGMDPMHEGHPSTVAHVDDGPLHMEGAPAPAPDIFATLDSTDFTSPAAPDSHQAQPSGMAEERGEVDGESWYPWDRPAQAPKPRPADEQKPEGTAKLPDLFGEATPAGSSQADDLPLLDLIITDPEQDAEDDVPATPSKKAERLAPLPEEPGTAFSGEQPAPASPPVADTGHEHAAAASPHAAPHRHDEPQAHQRPEDDGLAAHDSPASDETEVAEADDSGRPGYDLSALARASANLSAAVRASAIAEEAARTVTHTGKPASADAHASDDRATASDSDAGQSKPLLSAHGELLDASLAPLVPGLVTTLEAALEDALIGRDQDDTLAVEEASCRIAGKAETFGLRVLERIARCVERAAAADDIEAVRDLLPELQAAVERNTLALRAAPHATKGTDR is encoded by the coding sequence ATGCCCGACCTTCTCCACCTGAGACGCCCCGCCCGTTACGCCATCGCCGCACTCACGCGCATCGCGTCCATCGTCATACTGTCCTGCGTTCTGCTCCCTGCCGCCAGCCACGCGGCTGTGCGCCCGGTGAGCATCGAGAGTCTGCGTTCCGTCCTGCCCCTTGCCCCGTTCATGGAGTACGTCGTCGACCCGACCGGCGTGCTGACGCTGGACGAGGTCTTCTCCCCGTCACACCAGAACGGGTTCACTCCGCTCGACGCCGGATTTCCGCTGCGCTCTTCGGGCGGGACATGGCTGCGCATGACCATCGCCCCGCGCCCTGCAGACATGCCCGCCGCGCAATTACTGCTCGACCTCGGCGACGACCTGCCGGGTACGGCACATATCTATGTCCCCAAGCGACCGGGGCCCGCAGAGACAGTCGAATGGCAGGAACAGGCGACGGAAGGACGCAACGTCTTCACCCTGCCCGACCCGCTGGGCTACCCCATTCCCATCTATATAAAGCTCGAAGGGGTGCCCGGCCCGTGGTTCGCACCGCAGCTGCGTACGCCCCACAACGCAGCCACGGCCATGGACAGACTGGCCCGACCCGCCATCGTGGTCGCACTGGGCGTGGTCATGCTGCTTTGCCTGTTGCGCGGCATCACCGAACGTGGCGAATGGCGCATATGGACGAGCCTCTTCACCGCCGCGGCCCTGACGCAGGCCGTCTTCGGCCCTCCTGCCACACCCAGGGGCGTCATCGACCCCCTTGCCCTGCCCGGTGTGCTCGCCCCGGGCATCGCCCTCATGTTGCTCCCGCATGTGGCGCGCCACATGCTTCGTACCCGGGAGACGGCCCCCCGGCTCGACAGTCAGTACATGTTCCTTTCCCTTCCGGGAGCGGCGCTCGCGCTTGCGCCCCTGCTTCCCGGCATGGCATGGACTGCCCGCCTGCTGCCTCTATGGCCGCTGTTCATGTTCCTGCTCGTTCCCACGTCTCTCGCCGCCGTCGTACGGCGTCTGCCCGGTGCACGGCGTTTCCTTGCCGGATGCCTCGCGCCCCTCGCCGGGACGTCGCTCTCCATGCTGGCCATCGGCAGCCCCGCGCCCGCGGCCCTCATCGCCTCCGGCCCCATGTGGGGGCTTGCCTGCGGCGCATTGCTCATCGCCGGGGCCGGAACGCCCCGCACCCGCAATGAGACGGATGAACGCTCCGGCCTGCCTGGGCGCGACGCCCGCACCCGGCGCAATCCCGCTGCCAGCCGCCCCGACCTGCTCGACCCGCTGGCCGGAGAACCGGGGCTGCGGCTCATCACCCCTGAAGAACAGCGTAGCAACGACATCGCCGACATGGCGCCGACGGCTGCGGACAGCCCACTCTCACTCGACGCCCTCGCGCCCATGGACACGGCCGACCTCTCCTTCCCCGACACGGGCGGACGTCTCGTGCCGGGACAACAGGACACCTCTGGCCGAGACCATGCCGGACACGCCGAAGCAGGCAGGGCCACCCCCGAAGGCCCTCGCAACGTCGACCCTGCCCTCCTCGCCCGCATGGAAGACGCCCTGCGCCAGCCCATGGACTCATTGCAGCAGGCGTTGACCGGACTTTCCGACTGCTCATTGCCTCCGCTGGCACGCAGTCAGGCTGAGAGCGCGCTCGACGCGGCACGGAAGCTTGGCGTTCTCACGGGCGACCTTCGCAAGGCCAGCCATGGCCCCAAGGCCATAGTGTCACGCAGGGCGGTCTTCGACCTGCAGCGCAGCCTGCGCGACGCCCACGACGCCGTCGAGGAACGCGCCGAGGCCAAGAATCTGGCCCTGTCGTGGTTCATGGCCCCCCATCTTGCGCAGGTCTACGAAGGAGACGCCCAGCGCGTGAACGAGACCCTCAGGCTGCTGGTGGAAAGCGCCGTCGGCGCCACAGACAAGGGCTCCATCCACCTTTCCGTCCGCCGTGTGCCCGACAGCACCGACCCCGGACACCTGCTCTTCACCGTCACCGACACGGGCGCGGGCGGCCCGCCCGAACGCCGGAGCACCATCGCCCTGACGCGGGCGTGGGAACTTGTCGCCGCCAGCAACGGTACACTCAACGTCGACAGCGGCCCCCAAGGGACTGCCGTCTCGTTCTCCGTACACCTGACCGCCCTCTCCGGCGACCTGACAGCACCACGCCCGGCGGTGGTGGAAGACATGGATGCCCCTGCGGCCCCGGCCCCACGTCCCCGACCGTTGCGCGTGCTCATCGCCGACGACGTGCCCAGCAGTCGGCAGTTGCTCACCTTCTATCTTGAAGGCCTTCCACACGAAACGCTCGAGGCACGCAGCACCGACGAATGCGTGGGCCTGTACCGTCGCGCCCCGGCGGGGCTTGTCGTCTTCGATGGTGACATGCCGGAAGACGACATCGCCACCGCCGTCAGTGACATCCGCGCCTTCGAAGGCGAACTCGGACTCGCCCCGGTGCCTCTGCTGGTACTGGTCAGCCACGACGAACAGGGCCGCCGGCTGCTGCAGACCGGATGTTCCGAGGCCCTCGCCAAACCCATCACCCGCACCAGTCTCCGCGAGACCGTTCTCCGTCTTGCACCGTTGCCCGTTCAAGGGGTTGCGGCGACCGGGGCCGACGTTGCTTCGACAGAGGCCGAAGGCAGTGACGCACCAAGCCCGGCAGAAAACCGGGCACAGGCAGACACGCCACACGAAATGGCGTCCCTGCCGCCTGACCTGCCGACACTCTCGCTGGACGGCACTCCCGAGAGGGCCGGAAGCCTTGCCACAGGCGGGATGACAGCCTCCGGCACCGGGCTTGCCCCGTCGCCGACGGATGCATCACCACTGACGCTGGCGTCGGCATCGGGCATGGACCCAATGCACGAAGGACACCCCTCGACAGTTGCACACGTCGATGACGGGCCTCTGCACATGGAAGGCGCGCCCGCCCCGGCACCTGACATCTTCGCCACACTCGACAGCACCGACTTCACAAGCCCCGCAGCCCCTGACAGCCATCAGGCGCAACCTTCCGGCATGGCCGAAGAGCGCGGGGAAGTCGACGGCGAGTCGTGGTATCCTTGGGACCGTCCGGCGCAAGCGCCCAAACCGCGTCCGGCAGACGAGCAGAAGCCCGAAGGCACCGCCAAGCTGCCAGACCTGTTCGGTGAGGCGACGCCCGCCGGAAGCAGCCAAGCGGACGACCTGCCGCTTCTCGACCTCATCATCACCGACCCTGAACAGGATGCCGAAGATGATGTCCCGGCCACGCCCTCGAAGAAGGCAGAGCGTCTAGCGCCCCTGCCCGAAGAGCCCGGCACAGCGTTCTCCGGTGAGCAGCCTGCCCCTGCTTCCCCGCCTGTGGCGGATACAGGGCATGAACACGCGGCAGCCGCATCGCCGCACGCTGCGCCCCACCGTCACGATGAGCCGCAGGCGCACCAGCGACCTGAAGACGACGGCCTCGCCGCCCACGACTCGCCTGCATCGGACGAGACGGAAGTGGCGGAAGCGGATGACAGCGGGCGTCCCGGCTACGACCTCTCGGCCCTCGCCCGCGCCTCTGCCAATCTTTCGGCTGCCGTTCGCGCTTCGGCCATCGCCGAGGAGGCAGCCCGCACAGTGACACATACAGGCAAGCCCGCCAGTGCCGACGCACACGCGTCCGACGATAGGGCGACCGCCTCTGATAGCGATGCCGGACAGAGCAAGCCACTGCTCTCCGCACACGGGGAACTGCTGGACGCTTCGCTTGCGCCTCTGGTTCCCGGTCTTGTCACCACCCTCGAGGCGGCTCTTGAAGACGCCCTCATCGGGCGTGACCAGGACGACACCCTCGCCGTCGAAGAGGCCTCGTGCCGCATCGCCGGAAAGGCCGAGACCTTCGGCCTTCGGGTGCTGGAGCGCATCGCGCGGTGTGTGGAACGTGCCGCAGCCGCCGACGACATCGAGGCGGTACGCGACCTGTTGCCCGAACTGCAGGCCGCCGTGGAACGCAACACACTGGCGTTACGCGCCGCGCCGCACGCAACCAAGGGCACCGATCGATGA